AGCCCAAGGAAATCATAAAAATTACTCTTTCCCCCCAGGAGTGgactttatttatatttattctcTACATTCGCCTCcctatgttaaaaaaaaaaaaaaaaaattatcaggaTGTACAATTTCTGTGAGACTGGGTGATGCGTCATGCCGAATCCCTCCGCCAGAAAAGAGTCTCTCGGTTTGGGACACGACTGAGAGCGATAGAAGCCCCGGGAGGGAGAGAGCTCAGCACGGCGCATCGCGGAGTATGCCAAGGAGCTCGGTCTGCGGATGGAGTTGGGAGCAAACCGATGAGGCATGACAGAGGCTGGCAAGCTCCGCGCGGAAGAACATCGCTCTTAGAGAAGGGCGAGTGCTGAAATCTTCCTTTTCCGGTCGGGGCTGAGGCGGGGACGGGCGGGAGCACGAGGTGCTCCGCCGccgccaccaccaccatggtgAGACGCGGGCGGGGGCAGCGCGGTGGGTTGGGAGAGTCTGGGGTCGTCGGTGATCGGGGGAGGCTGGTGGGTGCAGGCTGGTGGGAGCTAGTATCGGCGGGTAGCCCTGTGCCGCGGGCCACCCCAGGGCTGGACCCGTGGGGCCGGCCGCCATTTTGGAGCCGTCAGCGCTCGGCCTGCCGCGTGGAGCCCGTGTAGGGTAACCGGGCCGGGAGGGCTGAAGTGATGAGCGGCTGGGGCGAGCCGCAGAGAGGGTTGCGGTCGAGAGCTCGGCTCGGACGGCTGGAAGGCACCCTTGCCTGGGGTACTGAAAAAGATGCGGCCCGCATCGCCTTCTGGCAGGGCTTTCTGTTTTCCCGATGTGTTTCTTTAAAGCAGAACAACCACGCGGGAGCTTCGGAGCCCGCAGAGAGTAAGATTTATGTAAACCCCATCCCTTCTATTTTTGTTATTCTGAAACAGGCTTTAAGATGCCTTGATCTGGAACCAGGTTGCAAATTAACAGCTTTACTTGCTGATACAATCCAGGTTATGTTATAGTTGCATCATTCTCATCAAGTTTGTTGCGTGCTTGTGTTGAGATCTCTGCACCAATTCCAAGATGCAGTGCTTTGCTAGCAACCAGAGTTAGGTGGTGTTAGCTGGTTGGCTAATTGTGAAtgcaagagggaaggaaggttCTTTGCCTATACTATTGCAACAAGTGTGGTAAGTAATAACAAATGTAGTTTATTAATAAGAGGTTATTTTTATAGGGTGCTGTTCAGACAAGCCATTATTGTGTATCTCTACAGcttttttcaaagaaaagtgCTGCTGCTAGCAGCTGAAATTTTCCACCTTGAATTTTGAGGCACCAGGAATTGTTCAGAGAGCACATACCTGACAAAAAATTAGTCAGATTGCTTGTAGTCGTTGTGAGTGTCTGTATTGTATTAGAGAGGTTAGTTGCAGTGTTTCAGTTCTTAAATATACTCTAAATAACAAGCTTTTGGTTAACTGAAGAAACACAGGACATTTTCCATAGTAGATAGGAAGTAATGTAGGAGGTGTTAGTAAACAGCCCAGGCAGTAAATTCTGTATCGTTCTACACAAACGACTTGGAAATCTGTTGAATTTCAAACTTCAGGTGTAGATTTCTGAATGTGGGTTGTGCTGTTGGGCCGTGTTTTAAGTGAGAATTATTGCTGTGATGATGTAATTTGCGTCTTATCCAGTGTTCAGTGACAGTTGCCTGCTGTCAGCATGCTGGCACTGTTGAACTGCAGACTCCTTCATTCTGAGCAATACTTGATGAATTTGGGTGCTAACATTTTAAAGTGACTGGTGCTGaagaatttttcttccttctctttcaggCTTGTGCTCGGCCATTAATATCTGTCTACTCCGAGAAGGGGGAAGCATCAGGCAAAAATGTCAGCTTGCCTGCTGTGTTCAAGGCCCCCATCCGCCCAGACGTGGTGAACTTCGTTCACACCAATCTCCGCAAGAACAACAGGCAGCCCTATGCTGTCAGTGAGCTTGCAGGTATGACTGGACCCCAGAAGGGacagaaatgcagaagcatTCTGTGGCTTTAGTACAGGAGGGCTGAAATAGAGACAAATTTAGAATTGAAGCAAGAGAAGCACTGTTCAGTGGGATTTGGTATAGAAGGCAACTGTTCTGATTAGTAATACTTTTTTAAATTGTGTGTAAtaataacattttcttcttctgaacAGCAAAGTGTTGAAAGGTTTTTGGGGTGTTTCTGGGGTATTATGTGAAATGAATGATGTCAGAAAGTGTGTCAGGCGCAAATGAAAAACAGCACTTTATAATCCCACCTCCACATTGGCCATGTGAACCTTACCTGAGGCATTTGTTGAGAAAGAACTTGGGCAAAAGGGCATTTTCTAGAGTTACTTCAGAAGCTTGTAGGTGCAGATAGCTCCTGATTGCCAAGAAATTTGTGCTGGGAACATGATTTTCCAGCTTATTTTGGATGGTGTTTCGTATAAGCATTGTAACCCACAAGGAACAGTTGTGCCCATTCAGTGCCAAACCCCCAAACTGAGGATCAGGCTCAGAAATGAGTGTGTTAAGATACTTGATTCTGACCTAAGCAGAGCTTCAGTATGGTAGTTCATTTCCCTGACAGGATTTATTTTACCAGAATGATGAGATTCCACTTCATTGGTCCGTGTTTCTGAGACACATGATATAACAGTGGAAATTCTGATTGGTGTTCCTCAGTTCAGCTCATTTGTGAGTGTGGGAACACTGCTGTGTTGTCAAATAGATTCAAGTTAAAACCTTTCTGTTCCAGGTCACCAGACCAGTGCTGAGTCTTGGGGTACTGGGAGAGCTGTTGCTCGTATTCCTCGAGTGCGAGGTGGTGGAACTCACCGCTCTGGCCAGGGTGCCTTTGGAAACGTATCCTTTAATAGCTGCTGTGCGAATAGGGTGCACTGAACTCAGTGAGCAAGTTGCTTTTAATTATCTAAATGTGAAATGGTATCTTTTGATGGAGATaatgactgagaggggatcttgcCAATACTTATTAATAACTAAAgggtgggaggcaggaggatggggccataCTCTTTCACTGGTGCCACCAGACGGGATAAGGGGTtctaggcacaaactggaacccaggaggtaccatctgaagaggaggaaaaaattctttcctgtgagggtgctggagccctggagtaggctttccagagaggttgtgaggtctcctctggagagattgcaGATGCacatggacattgtgatcctgggcaagctgctgtcagTGACTCTACTTCAACAGTGGGAaatggatgatctccagaggtccctgtcaacccccaccatgctgggattctatgtAATGGCTCTGTGCAGGAATGTGGACCACAAGATTTGAGACACTTGTGATTAGAACTTCATGCAAATTCAGAGTTGCTTTAATAGTCAGCAGCTCTCAATGGTCACTGCAGAAGTGGTGAATAGCTTGAACATCTCATGGTGCATCCCATCTTGCCATGATGTCGTAATTTGCGTCTTACTCTGTGCTCAGTGACAGTTGCCTGCTGTCAGTGTACTGGGACAGATGGCTGACGAACACTTACCGCTGAGCAAGGATGAGAGAGTCACACCAAATAAAAGAAGCTTCCAAAAGGTTGTTCTTAACTGTAGATCCATAGATGTGTCGTGGAGGCCGCATGTTTGCCCCAACCAAGACCTGGCGCCGCTGGCACCGCAGAGTGAACACAACTCAGAAGCGTTAtgccatctgctctgccctggcagcgTCTGCCCTTCCAGCGCTGGTCATGTCTAAAGGTGGGAATTCTGCCTGGTGATGTTTGCCTGAGCAGTGTCAGTTACTGTGTGATTACTCTACATGCTTCTCTGGATATAAATCGTCTTCTAAAGGGTTTAAGGAGCAgtccttcagcaggagggtaTTTTCGTTACTTACAGCTTGGAAGGTACTTTGTAGTCAAGTGGTGGTGGAagcttggtggtgctgaggcacttcTGTGTGCCTTGATGGCAAGAGTCTTGTCCCATGTCATTTATGGAAGGTGAAATTGAATTCTGAAGCTTGTAACAGTTCAGTTTGATTCCTCTTCATGGAGGCCAAAGGTTTCATACTCAGGTACAGAAAATGCTGTATGAGGCAGACCTGTGGGACTCCACTGGAATTTCACTGCTGTAGATACTTTGCCTGAATCATGAATTTAATTTCCATTGGCTTTGAGATCTAATGTCTGAACGCACAAGGCAAGTGACTAACTCAGTGTCTTGTAAAATCTTCGTTAGGTCACCGCATTGAGGAGATCCCAGAGCTTCCTCTGGTGGTTGAGGACAAAGTTGAGAGTTACAAGAAAACCAAGGAAGCTGTTCTGCTGCTTAAGAAGCTTAAAGCTTGGAATGACATCAAAAAGGTGAGTTGACAAATGTCCTTGAGAACGAAGCCCAGGTGCTTAGGATTCTGCCACTGTTGGAGTAGGAATTCCAGAGAGTTCTCTTCTGGTTTGATGCTGCTGGAAAGCTCTTGGTAGCAAAACTCTTGTACTgctacttgaaaaaaaatacaattttttttactCTGTATTTAGTTGTCTTCACTTTGGTGTTGCTAAATGTTAatcgtttgggttttttgactCTTGAGAATGATGAACTCCTCACTGGTCCGTGTTTCAGACAAGCAGTGACGATTGTCCAGTTCTGACTAAAGCAGTCTTGTGTCTAAAATCAGTTGGATTTGGACTACTTTAGACATTGACCAGTTCCGTTTTTATTTAGGTTTATGCCTCCCAGCGCATGCGAGCTGGGAAGGGTAAAATGAGGAATCGCCGTCGCATCCAGCGCAGGGGACCCTGCATCATTTACAACGAGGACAATGGTATCATTAGAGCATTCCGGAATATCCCAGGTAACTTCCACTTGGAACACACCCACTGCCTTATTGGGAGACTCCTGAGAATGATGAGATTCCACTTCATTGGTCCGTGTTTCTGAAACACATGATCTTTGTGGAACATCTGACTCACTGAAGTAGTCAATGTTGTGCATGAGAATCTGTTTTACTGATGTTTAAAGACACCAATGACAAATTTTTATGGCTGTCACCAACCCTAAACTGTATTTGGAGTAGTTAACGATAACTTTGAGTCTGCTGCTGGACAAAGGATTTAttagattttatttattaaagatTTAATAGAGTCTCATATATAATGTAGAAATTAATTAGACCTGATCTGTTTCTGCGTTGTTTCCAGTCTATTTATTGCTCAGTCTTGCTGCATTCCCTGATTTAATTACAAATTAAAGGGGTTGCTTTGTCTGCTTTTCTGTAGGAATTACTCTTCTTGATGTGAACAAGCTAAACCTGCTGAGGCTTGCTCCCGGGGGCCACGTTGGGCGTTTCTGCATTTGGACAGAAAGTGCCTTCCGCAAGCTGGATGATCTGTACGGCACCTGGCGCAAGGCTGCCACACTCAAGAGTGACTACAAGTAAGTGCAGCCACCACTGGATGCATCTGAGTGGGCTGGAACAAGTGTGGAGGAGCAGCCCATGAGCGTTGCAGGTTCTgcttggggaaagaaaataaatgctgatatttttttcctaaacagcCTGTTTTCATTGAACTAGCTGTGGTTTTATTGTCTCGCTTACACaattaatgttttgttttgcagcctGCCCATGCACAAGATGACCAACACAGACATTGGAAGAATCATGAGAAGCCAGGAAATCCAGAAGGCTCTGCGTGCTCCAAAGTAATAATTTTTACCTAACAAATGCCAAGTGCAGTCTCTAGTGATGGCCAAGTGTGAGACTCTGTAGTGAGATCAGGAATATCCCTGTAACAGGATCTTGGGCAAGGCTGGGATCCCCTTAGCTTCTGGGTGTAACTGCTAGATTTGTGGTTCCCCAAATCTCAGGGAAAATACAAAAGAAGGCGAGTTGTGCAGTGAGATCGTGACATGTGTCTGTTCTTCTCAGGAAAAAGATTCGCCGCAGAGTCCTGAAGAAGAATCCACTGAAGAATCTGAGAATCATGATCAAGTTGAACCCCTATGCCAAAACGATGCGGCGCAACACCATCCTGCGTCATGAACGGAACGTGAgtgagcagggcagctgctggtggtcaTAAAGTAGTTCAGTTCTTCAGAGCAGGTGCTGAcaatcttttctgtctttttttagCATAAACttaaggaagagaggaaggccAAGGCCAAGGCTAAGCTTGCATCCAAGACCCCAGCGGAGCCCAAGGCAAAGACTGCGGTTAAGACTGCCAAGACTCCTACCAAGGCTGAGGCATAACCCTCTGCAGAACTTCATCCACTTCAGCAAACTGTACTGTGGGTTTACAGTTAATAAATGCTCTTGGAACAGAGAACTGCTGGTGTTGTTTTCTGAGGAGGTTGTGCAGTTTCAAGTGGATTTTAAAGTGCATGCTCAGAATCCAAGCACAAGattgggggggtggaggggttgGATGAGACTTCtggatatcatccagtccaacccccctgctaaagcagtacAACCCGCAGCAGGTTTCTCAGGACCCCACTGTCCAGATGCCATTAGAATCTCTCTAGCGAGGGAGACTGCACaacatctccaggcagcctgcttcagagctccagcaccctcacggACATGTGGGTTCCTGAAGAGAAAGATGTCGCTGATCGTTGCTGGGAGTGGGACGTCCCCGTTCTTGGTTTCAAGGGGTTGTGACGAGCAGTGGCCAcgaggtggcagcagctgcccggGATGGCAAAATGGCGGCCTGACGCTACGTAGCGGCGCCTGCAGCTGGTCCTCCAGCACGGCAGGGGGCGCTGGGCCCGCGCCGCGTGCTGGCGGCGGGCTGCGGCTGGCCGTGCGGAGGATGCTGAGCCGCCTGCAGGAGCTGCGCAAGGAGGAGGAGACCCTGCTGCGGGTGAAGGCGGCGCTGCACGACCAGCTCACCCGCCTCAAGGTCCGGCGGGCGGCCACCGGCACCCGCCACGGCCGGAGGGAGGGGGCGGGCGAGCACCGGGCTCTCTGCGGGCAGCTGGCCTgacctggcctggcctggcctgccCCGGCTCGGCAGGGTCCTTTCGCGGCGCGGCCACGGCCGGGCCTGTCCCGCCTTTCTTTGCTATTTTTGTGTGGGTTAATGCATACAGTGGCCGTGGGTGGTGCCAGGGCGGCTGCCGGCCGCGGTTCGAGGGGCTCGCCCGTTCGCGGTGGCCTCCGCGCCTTAACCGTGCCACAAAGGGGAAGCTCAGCACAGCCCCCTTGGTGTCCCCTTGGTGTTGCGGTAAATGTTCGGTCGTTGGTGGGCTGCTGTGTATTAAGAGTGCTGAAACATGATTTAAAAGCCCCTGTCGTTATTCAAAAGTACTGAATTTAAAGTATTCAATGAGTCCAAAAAATAATGACTGCAAAGGTTTCTGTGTGCCCGTGTCTGCAGGTGGAAGAGCTGGCACTGCAGTCTCTGATCAGGGCCAAGGAGGAGAACACAGCAGACTCTTCAGCACTAGTGGCAGTGGACCCTCACCAAGTAAGAGAAGTCCTTCTCTGTCTGGTAGCATTCACCAGCTTgagggacagggagcagggagctcGGCTCGTGTGAGTGGCTGTAAGTCTTGCTGTGGATGGTTTTGCTTTAGAGTTCTTAATGCTGACTTTGTGCTGATCAGAAAAGCTCATCTAGTTTGTTGCTGGTTTATGTTTCAAGGGTTTCACCTTTTCCCACCCCTGAAAGCCGCATGTTGTTTCCAGGAAGGTTGGGAGTGTAGCTTCCCTTCACCATTTGTTAAATGCTGTATCTCATACTCTTGACTAAAAAGCTGATTTAACCAACTGATCACAGGTGGTGGAGGTACAGTTAATATCTGAACGTTTTACTAGATAGAAGGACAGCCTGAACTAGTTGAAGCTCTTCTGTGGAGAACTGGTGTTTGTCACTGTGATGAGCTCTTGCAGTCAACAGTACTAGTACTGGGAGTTCTGAAAGACTCTGTAACTGCAGTTTTAATACTGATTTGATAAGCACTCAGTATTGTTAATGAGCAAGATAAATGATTTTATTGTGACAGACTCTTGGGCAGATGGACAATGAGGCTGCTATCAATCAAACTGAACTACACCTCAGTCTTCAACCtcatgaagaggaagaggaagaggaagaggaggaggagtctgattcttgagaaaaaaaaagatcagaggTAGCTTCTAATACAGACTCAAGAATCTCTTCATTCATATAGAATTCAGTGACTGATGTTCATTTTCCCCTGTATATGAACTATATGATATGCAAGGCTCTTGGAGCCTACACTTGAACACATGAATGTCACAAGCTTGGCACATCTTGATTTAGATGTTCAAAGAATGAAGATTTGCTGCATTAACATGTAGCATAAATCCATTCCACTTTTAAAACCTCATGTAGCTTATACATGGATGGGATAAAGTCACTCATCAGCTCAGACTAATTTATCATGTACGTTAAAGCAATAAGTCATCTGTTCTTAATTCCCgatgctgaaaaataaaaccaggccATGAAGGCTGGTTGCTGAACCAGTGATTCTATTACAACCTCATTTGCTTAATCTGGGAATTGGAAGATCTGCAGTGAGGAAAGATGTGTCCAGGATTGTTTTCAGTTCTCAGTTACACACAAAACCGTACTTGAGCTCCCTGTAAATGTGACAGATGTTGGTGCTGTTATACTGGGATCAGCAGGTGCTGTACCATCAGCCTAAATCTGAGTGTGATAATAAAGTGGCCCCTCTCTGTACCCACTGGTGCTCTTCTCAAGTACTGTCAGTCTGTAACAGTGAAGTGTTTTCTACTTCTTTCAGAGTAGCAGCCAATGAGCCTTTTATTTGTCCACAGATTGTACCGTATGAATTGGCTCCTGGTACTGGTAATAAGAACTAGTATTTTTTAATTagccttattttctttttttcccctcactcccTGTAGCTTTGTAACTCATTGCAAGTCACCTTCTGCTTTCAAGTGAGCTTCAAGAAGGAGTATGAGGAGTTTAAGGTGGTAGTTCTAACATGGAAAGTGAAGTCCCCTCCACCATTTCTGTAATGGTACAGTAACAAACTAGTGCTGCTCTTGCAGACAGACAATATGTTCTTCCTCCTCATGCAGTGCAGACACCATGTGGAGCAGCTGGTTATTTATCCGCTCTTAAAGGCTTGTTTTAAAGCACAGAAAGCCGAGCTCTGTTAAActgatgaaaaacaaacaataaaagcaATGTTCTAACTCAGCCACTGTGTCAGGAAAACAGGTATATATATGGTCACTGCACAGCTAGGTCTAAACGTGCCATTGCTGTCTCTGGCATCACTcaaagaaagcagaataaaCATTCTTCTGATGTTTGCATTTAAAGCAGGAATGGAATGTGTCAGTGTCCTGTGTCTAGTCAGAACAGGTGCTCCAACTCCAGTGAGTTCCTGCCTCTGAGAAGAGGTTGGTTATTGGCTGTCGTGTGGATTGTAATAATTAAAACAATGTTGGAACATGAATTGTAGCTTCATCTTGTACTAAAGACTAATTGGCTTTTGAGAATCCTGCATGGTTTAATGAaagagctgagagcaggagTGCAGAAGATTCGAGCAAAGCTTTCTGAAGACTTATGGATAAAAAAACCTTTGCTTCTGGACAAAGTCCCCCTTCTGGAGTCATTGCTCCTGGGTTTTATCTCCAAAGGGCAACTCTGATGAAAAATGTTCTTTGTGCCCACCATGGTCCTCAGTAGTTTTCATGGCTTCACTTCCTGCTGCCTTTGGTGAATGAGACCTTTGCTTGGTTTTGGATTCAAACAGACCCATGTGGCAATAAAGTACTTTTCCTGCTGTCCCACTACACATATCTCTGCTTGTAGTATGCCAAATATTCCTGTCTGTGAAGCAAACGAGCAATGGGAgttaaaaatctttaaaaaactTGCTGTTCACATACTTTGTTTCTGTCAGCAAAAGGGGGTTGtgtggtttttctgtttgtgtaaTCCCATATAAAGCTCAGAGGACAGCACCACAGAGTGTTgtcacattcacagaatcatagaatggtttggattcaaagggaccttaaagatcatctagttccaacttccctgccatgggcagggacgccttcTGCTAgacaaggttgctcaaggtcttgtctaacctggccttgaatgctttcagggaggggatatccacaacttccctggacaacctgtttgTGTCTCACCCCCCTCACTGTAAGCAAGGACGTTTAAGCAAGGACAAGCTGACAGAACACTTGGATGTGTCAATGAGTCACTTCCTACTGGCAAGGGGGTGAGGGCAATTCCATCCCCCTCTCTGCTACTCGATACTGTCAGCCAAGGGGAAGTTCGTGTCTAGAATGATTTGCATTCTGTTTGGGAAGAGAACTTCAGCCATTTCCTCGTCCAAAACAGCCTTTGAAGGAGGTTAACTTTatagcactgctcagcagagtTGCACACACCCATCCCTGTTCTGTTGTACAGCAACAGCAACTCACTTGCTCAGCAGCTGAACCTTTCAAAGAAACCAACCCGAAGAGGAGAGCATGGCACCATCACTCCTGGTTAGTGACTGATGCAGGTGAGCAGGTCTCCCCTGGCTGGGTGGATTTCACCATTCCTGTGTTTCATGCCTCTATTGGTTTGAGCTGACTGGCCCCAGGAGGAAGGATGAGGGACAGAGCAACAGAACAAGCTGGATCCCATAGTGTAGACCATGCTGGCATCATGCTTGCTGTAAGACAGGAAAGGGACTTGTGACATAGTCTATAGCTTGTGACGTTTCCTGTTCCAGGATGTTATGTTTCTTCCAGTTTTCAGGCTGGGATTTGACCCCTTTGTGCCAGTTTTGGTttgtgcacagcagcagtggattGCAAGGTTTCATCTGCCTGTGTACCCTGGtaccttttctcctcttttctttggttttccttttgtgtAATCCCTGCAATGAAGCAGTAAAATTGTCCTTATCTCAACTGGCATTCTGGCTTTCCcagctcctttcctccagaGGTGAGGTGGGGGAGGGAAACCGGACCACCagggctcagctgccagctgagtgAAAACCAGGACAGGGGTGGTTGGCCCGAGGAAAACGCCTGTCACACCCCACCCAGAGGGTGGCAGCACTGAACCAAGCATTGCCTGCCCTACAGGTTGGGTGAGCACCACAGATGCAGCCTCTGTGGT
The DNA window shown above is from Indicator indicator isolate 239-I01 chromosome 16, UM_Iind_1.1, whole genome shotgun sequence and carries:
- the SNAPC5 gene encoding snRNA-activating protein complex subunit 5 isoform X2, which produces MLSRLQELRKEEETLLRVKAALHDQLTRLKTLGQMDNEAAINQTELHLSLQPHEEEEEEEEEEESDS
- the RPL4 gene encoding 60S ribosomal protein L4; protein product: MACARPLISVYSEKGEASGKNVSLPAVFKAPIRPDVVNFVHTNLRKNNRQPYAVSELAGHQTSAESWGTGRAVARIPRVRGGGTHRSGQGAFGNMCRGGRMFAPTKTWRRWHRRVNTTQKRYAICSALAASALPALVMSKGHRIEEIPELPLVVEDKVESYKKTKEAVLLLKKLKAWNDIKKVYASQRMRAGKGKMRNRRRIQRRGPCIIYNEDNGIIRAFRNIPGITLLDVNKLNLLRLAPGGHVGRFCIWTESAFRKLDDLYGTWRKAATLKSDYNLPMHKMTNTDIGRIMRSQEIQKALRAPKKKIRRRVLKKNPLKNLRIMIKLNPYAKTMRRNTILRHERNHKLKEERKAKAKAKLASKTPAEPKAKTAVKTAKTPTKAEA
- the SNAPC5 gene encoding snRNA-activating protein complex subunit 5 isoform X1, with translation MLSRLQELRKEEETLLRVKAALHDQLTRLKVEELALQSLIRAKEENTADSSALVAVDPHQTLGQMDNEAAINQTELHLSLQPHEEEEEEEEEEESDS